DNA from Geobacillus vulcani PSS1:
GCATCCGTTTTGTTCTTAGTGATTGGCGCGATCACTGGACTTCTTCAAAATAATCTTTGTAAAACCCGCCGACTTTCCCGCTGTTGTCGATCACAAAATAAAACTCGTCCGTTTCGTTTTTCACTTCGTACACGTTGCCCGGCGTCAACACATTGCTGACCATGTACTTTTCCGCGTTCGTATGGACGCATTTCACTTTTTTGATCGTCGGCCGGGTCGCCCATGTGTAATGGATCATGGCGTCATCTCCTTCTTCTTTATGCTGTTCCCTTTATTATTGTAACGGCCGAACTCTTTCCTTGCAACGTTCCGCGCCCAGCAGGCCGCCTCGCCGTTGGCGGCGGCGGACAGCCGTGCTATAGTGGAACTGTGCGCACACCCGCCGACAAGCTAGGCCATCATGCCTGAAAGGAGTGATGCTGATGTTTTTGCCTTCGTTCCGTTTGGACGGAAAAACAGCGCTTGTGACCGGAGCCGGGCGCGGCATCGGGCGGGCGATCGCCATCGGATTCGCCGAAGCCGGAGCGGACGTAGCGCTCATCGCCCGGACGAAAGCCGATTTGGAAGAAACGGCAAGCCACATTGAGCAGCTCGGGCGAAAAGCGTACATATGGCCGATCGATGTCACTGACCGGGAAGCGGTGCACGAGGCGGTCACCGGCGTCAAGCAACAGGCTGGATCCCTTGAGATCGTCGTCAACAACGCCGGAATGAACATCCGCACCCCGGCTTTGGAGGTGACAGACAACGAATGGGAATTGATCATGAACACCAACTTGAAGTCCGCGTTTCTCGTCTCGCAAGAAGCGGGGCGCGTGATGAAAGAACAAGGGCGGGGCGGCAAAATCATCAACATTGCCTCGGTCGCCGGTCATGTCGCCTTGCGCACCGGCGTTGTGTACGCCGCAACCAAAGCAGCGCTCATCCAAATGACGAAAGTGCTGGCGTTTGAGTGGGGGCGCTATGGCATTCTCGTCAACGCCATCGGCCCATGGTATTTCCGCACGCCGCTCACCAAAGCGTTGCTTGAAGACGAAGCGTACGTGAACGACATTATCGCCGTCACCCCGCTCAGACGGATCGGCGAGCTGCCTGAACTCGTCGGTCCAGCTGTGTTCCTCGCCTCTGATGCGGCCAACTACATCACCGGCCAAACGCTGTTTGTCGACGGCGGCATGACAATCCACGGTTTTTGATAAAGCGCAGCCCCAGCGGGCACGCTATAAACATCCTAGAAGGCCGGTGAAAAACCGCTGTCACACACCAATCGGCGGCATTTTCATTCAGAAAAGAAAGCTGATTCTGCGAGGTTTCTCTAATTGAGAAATAAATGGAATCAGCAGTATTTTGCACTAAATCACCAGCCTTCTAGATCATCTCAACAAGGAGGCCGCAAAACATGAGCGAACAAGAAAGCAAACGGCAATTTCAGGACGACTTGGACCAATACCGGATGGACAACGTCACCCATGCGCCGAAACACTACGTGTACCAAGTCGGTTACGAAGCGTCCAGCGGCAACCCGACCGGCGACCATCGGGAAGCGAAAAAAACGCGCGAATGGCCGCACAGCTGAAGAGGTTGGCCTCAAAAAACCGTCGTGTTCGGCCGAAGCAGCGGCGTGAATACGCCTGATGCGGCGGATCAGGAGGGGGAGCTCACTGCCTTTGGGAGACTCCCTCCTTTTGCTGTTGGCATGGAAAGTCGGCAACGATGGTCCAAGCCAAAAGCGAAACGCAAGCCATGACGGGCGGCTGAGGACGCCTCTGGCGACGCCTCTGGCTACGGTTCGTCGCGCACGGCCTCAAATTCAATGATGCGCCCACAAGGCTCAACCGTCGTTTCACCGTTCGCTTCCACTTCGCGGAAAATCGGCTGCTCGACGCGGCGGATGGGACGGTATCCTTCTCGTTTCATCCGTTCTAAACAGGCGGCAAGCGTTTCCCCTTCCGCTACGGTAAATCGTTTTTTCTTCATCGCTTTCCTGGCCAAAGAGGCGCGCCCTCCCTCCTCCCACTAGAAATGTTGACATATCAAGGCTTCACGGCCTTTCCTTATAACTATTGTACCCCAAAAAAGAAGCCGGATCCTTGTCGTCCGGCTCAGCGCGTTTTTTGCACATATTTTCGGTACAGCCCGTACAGCTCCGTCGCCTTGTACGTTTCAATTTTTTTCCGTCCAACCGGATGACGGGCAATACCTGCCTTTTTCAACTCAGCCACAAGCCATCCTTTCGAGCCGAAATGCGCCATGGGCGCTCCCCCTCCTTTTTCGTGCGGCT
Protein-coding regions in this window:
- a CDS encoding NETI motif-containing protein, whose translation is MKKKRFTVAEGETLAACLERMKREGYRPIRRVEQPIFREVEANGETTVEPCGRIIEFEAVRDEP
- a CDS encoding DUF2639 domain-containing protein yields the protein MAHFGSKGWLVAELKKAGIARHPVGRKKIETYKATELYGLYRKYVQKTR
- a CDS encoding DUF6501 family protein; the encoded protein is MIHYTWATRPTIKKVKCVHTNAEKYMVSNVLTPGNVYEVKNETDEFYFVIDNSGKVGGFYKDYFEEVQ
- a CDS encoding SDR family NAD(P)-dependent oxidoreductase encodes the protein MFLPSFRLDGKTALVTGAGRGIGRAIAIGFAEAGADVALIARTKADLEETASHIEQLGRKAYIWPIDVTDREAVHEAVTGVKQQAGSLEIVVNNAGMNIRTPALEVTDNEWELIMNTNLKSAFLVSQEAGRVMKEQGRGGKIINIASVAGHVALRTGVVYAATKAALIQMTKVLAFEWGRYGILVNAIGPWYFRTPLTKALLEDEAYVNDIIAVTPLRRIGELPELVGPAVFLASDAANYITGQTLFVDGGMTIHGF